One segment of Theobroma cacao cultivar B97-61/B2 chromosome 9, Criollo_cocoa_genome_V2, whole genome shotgun sequence DNA contains the following:
- the LOC18590796 gene encoding subtilisin-like protease SBT4.13: MAKSVFEMFLGLSFVLMLSMSLSPGATDEDRKVYIAYLGSLPERDYSPSSHHFSMLQAVIKQSSVANYLIRSYKRSFNGFAAKLTNEEANKLASMKEVVALFPNKVYHLQTTRSWDFMGLKDSVKRNPTVESDVIIGVIDSGIWPESESFSDKGFGPAPKKWKGSCSGGKNFTCNNKLIGARFYNSEEPREESARDGDGHGTHTASTAAGNNVEDASFFGLAQGTARGGVPSARIAAYKVCKQNGCASADILAAFDDAIADGVDLITISVGSTTRSDFYQDSIAIGAFHAAEKGILTVQSAGNEGRLGKQGVTSVVPWILSVAASSIDRRFFSKVVLGNGKTLNGLSINSFDLKKTKFPLVYGKEIANLACNEEITARVCETGCLNSTLVKDKIILCDQFRGNNDALDAGAAGSILKTEIDDVSFVLPLPASALSTDNYESVKSYLNSTKRPVAEILRSETIEDSAAPVVAPFSSRGPNFMEPDIMKPDLSAPGVDILAAFSPIGSPSGNPADKRQVKYSILSGTSMSCPHAAAVAAYVKTFHPEWSPSAIQSALMTTAFPMDQSTNPDGELAYGSGHVNPVKATDPGLVYEVVKGDYIKFLCSIGYDSEKLRRISGDNSTCSKTSENILPRDLNYPSLTAQILPDKSFTVGFHRTVTNVGIASSTYKAKVSSNSKLEVKVDPEVLSFKALKEKKSFNVTVTGDALSLFSVVSASLEWSDGTHSVKSPIVIHSYKSFRLEGSTL, encoded by the exons ATGGCAAAGTCTGTGTTTGAAATGTTTCTTGGCCTATCCTTCGTTCTCATGCTTAGCATGAGCCTCTCGCCTGGTGCTACAGATGAAGACAGAAAG GTTTACATTGCATACCTTGGATCACTTCCTGAACGAGATTACAGTCCATCCTCTCACCATTTTAGCATGCTTCAAGCAGTTATTAAGCAGAG CTCTGTAGCAAATTACTTAATCAGAAGTTACAAGAGAAGCTTCAACGGATTTGCTGCCAAGCTCACCAATGAAGAGGCAAACAAACTTGCAA GCATGAAGGAAGTAGTCGCCCTTTTTCCAAATAAAGTTTACCACCTTCAAACAACAAGATCATGGGACTTCATGGGACTCAAAGACAGTGTTAAACGTAATCCGACTGTTGAGAGCGATGTCATTATTGGTGTCATTGACTCTGGAATCTGGCCTGAGTCTGAAAGCTTTAGTGATAAAGGCTTTGGTCCTGCTCCCAAAAAGTGGAAGGGTTCTTGCAGTGGTGGCAAAAATTTCACATGTAACAA TAAGCTTATTGGAGCTCGATTTTACAACTCAGAGGAGCCTAGAGAAGAGTCTGCCAGGGACGGAGACGGTCATGGAACTCATACTGCATCTACAGCCGCTGGAAACAATGTAGAGGATGCTAGTTTCTTCGGATTGGCGCAAGGCACTGCAAGAGGGGGAGTTCCTTCCGCGAGGATTGCTGCATATAAAGTTTGCAAACAAAACGGCTGTGCTTCGGCAGATATCTTGGCAGCCTTTGATGATGCTATTGCTGACGGAGTTGATCTAATAACAATTTCAGTAGGATCAACTACTCGGTCTGACTTTTACCAGGATTCTATAGCCATTGGTGCTTTTCATGCAGCTGAGAAAGGAATACTTACTGTACAATCAGCAGGTAATGAAGGTAGGTTAGGAAAACAAGGAGTGACAAGTGTAGTACCATGGATCCTTTCTGTTGCAGCAAGCAGCATTGATCGTCGATTCTTTAGCAAGGTTGTCCTTGGGAATGGGAAGACTCTCAAT GGGCTTTCAATTAATTCTTTTGATCTTAAAAAAACCAAGTTTCCACTAGTTTATGGGAAAGAGATAGCAAATCTAGCGTGCAATGAGGAGATCACTGCTCG GGTGTGTGAGACAGGGTGCCTGAACAGTACTTTGGTAAAGGACAAAATTATTCTATGTGATCAGTTTCGAGGAAATAATGACGCTCTTGATGCTGGTGCTGCGGgatcaattttgaaaactgaaattgatgatgttTCATTCGTTCTCCCATTGCCTGCTTCGGCTCTAAGCACAGATAACTATGAGTCAGTCAAGTCCTACTTGAATTCTACCAA ACGACCTGTAGCAGAAATATTGAGAAGTGAAACCATTGAAGATTCAGCTGCTCCTGTAGTTGCTCCCTTCTCTTCAAGGGGACCGAATTTCATGGAACCAGATATTATGAAG CCGGATTTAAGCGCCCCAGGAGTAGATATCTTGGCTGCATTTTCACCAATCGGTTCACCCTCAGGTAATCCTGCAGACAAGAGGCAAGTCAAATACAGCATTTTATCTGGAACTTCTATGTCGTGCCCTCATGCGGCTGCTGTAGCTGCCTATGTCAAAACATTTCATCCTGAATGGTCTCCTTCAGCCATCCAATCTGCTCTTATGACAACTG CTTTTCCCATGGATCAGTCTACCAATCCAGATGGTGAATTAGCATATGGATCAGGGCATGTCAACCCAGTAAAAGCCACCGATCCTGGGCTTGTATATGAAGTTGTTAAAGGGGACTATATAAAATTCTTGTGCAGCATTGGATATGATTCAGAGAAACTTAGACGAATATCAGGAGATAACAGCACTTGCTCTAAGACCTCTGAAAATATATTGCCAAGGGATCTCAATTATCCTTCACTTACAGCTCAAATTCTGCCAGACAAGTCGTTCACAGTTGGTTTTCATAGAACAGTTACAAATGTTGGCATAGCAAGCTCTACTTACAAGGCAAAAGTCTCATCAAACTCGAAACTTGAGGTAAAAGTGGACCCTGAAGTTCTCTCCTTTAAGGccttgaaggaaaaaaagtcTTTTAATGTGACTGTTACTGGAGATGCTTTGAGTCTTTTCTCTGTGGTTTCTGCATCATTGGAATGGTCAGATGGCACCCACAGTGTGAAAAGTCCAATTGTTATACACTCATACAAAAGCTTCCGACTGGAAGGCAGCACCCTATGA